DNA sequence from the Streptomyces canus genome:
CGCATTCCTTCGGTCGAGAGGTGCGTGAGAAACGTTCTCGACCACGTAGTGACGCGTGCCCAGCGCGCCGACGCAGGCCACTCCCATCACTGCACGCCACCTGGTCCAGACGGAGTGCCGGACTCGCCGCCGGTGAGGTGGGGCTCGACGTCCACGACGCCCTCCACGGCGCGCACGAGGCGCACGGCGACCGAGATGAGCGAGGTGTCGCGGATGTGTCCGCGGAGGGTGACGACCCCCTCGTGCACGTTCACGTGGATGGCGTGGCTGAAGGCCGGGAAGAGGTAGGAGACCACGGTGCGGCGGACCTCCTCCTCGATGTCCTCGTCCGACCGAAGGAAGACCTTCAGCAGATCGGCTCGGCTGACGATGCCCTGGAGCATGCCGATGTCGTCGACCACGGGCAGGCGCTTGACGTGCCGGACGGCCATGATTCTGGCTGCCTGGGCCAGGGTGACGTCGGGGTGGACCGTGATGGCGGGGGTGCTCATGAGCTCCTCCGCCGTGGCTCCTCCGGCCTTGGCGACGTCGGACAGACGCCGACGTTGCTCCAAGAGGCTCGGGTCGTCGTCGCGGAACTCCTCCTTGGGCAACAGGTCGGCTTCGGAGACGACACCGATCACGCGGCCTTCGCCCTCAAGGACGGGCATCGCGCTGACTTTCCACTGCTCCAAGGTCCGGACGATCTCTTTGAAGGGCGCGTCGCGGCCGACAGCCACAACCGTCTGGGTCATCACATCGCTCACGATGTGCGGGGTCTGTGGCACTTCGAAGCACCTCGTCTCGCCTCGTCAGGGAACCTCGCCCGCACCGTGGGGCGCGTACAGGTCGAGCAGTCGCACCCGGGCGGACCTGAGCCGACGCGCGAGCACGCCGGAGACGTAAGTGCACAACTCGTGATCCAGACCTGGGTCCTTCGCGCACAGCTCACGCACCGCCGTCGCGTCGAACTCGTAGGCTCGCACCGGGCTGTCGGCCTCGGCTCCCAGATGCCAGTGATGGGGAGGGACGAGCCAGGACCAGCCCAGCATCTTGCCCGCGCCGAGGGTCTCGACGACCGCTGCCCGCCGCCCAGGCACGTGAAGGTCGAGAGCGACCGTTCCCGTGTGGATGATCCAGAAGTGGTCTGCCTTGCCACCCTCGTTGAAGATGCGCTCGCCCTCCGCGAACGACACCTCACGAGCGAGTGACATGAGCTGCTCGCGATGTTCCTTGGTCATGGCGCCCAAAACGCCGGTCCTCGCAACCACGATCGCCGTCCCTTCCCCGCGACCTCGAAGTGGAGACGGGCTCCTGTCCGGTCACGGACGTCTCATCACGCGGCAGATGCGAAAGCCATGGCGGCGGGTGGGACCCAGCGGCGTCTTACTCCCGGCCGCATGACTCCACCATCGCCGCTAATCGGCGTGGCGCAACCCGGGCGGAGACATTCCGAGTGCGGGGCGCGTGTCGCGGTGGGTCCAGGCCGGTGCGACGGTCTTCACAGGGGCTCGCACAGTGGCTGGGCGGAAGGGCGGTGGGACGATGGAGTTTCCGCTGGCCGTGGGGGTCGATGGATCGGATTCCAGCCTGGAGGCCGTGGACGAGGCGGCGCGCCACGGACTGTCAGTGCGGCTTGTCCAGGGCTCGCGGTGGGAGCGGTGCGAGTGGCGCCTCCCCAGTTTCGGCACCGACCGCCCGTCCGGAGTGATCATGGCGGAGAGCATCGCCGCGTCGTGCGCGGAACATGCGCGGCTGCGAAACCCGGAGCGGTAGGTCTCCGGCGAGGCGTGGCTCGAGGACGCTGCGTGCTGCTGCACGACGGGCCACGAAGTGTCTGCCCTCGTCACAGGCCCCCGAGGCCGTGGTGAGTTTGTTGACGTACACCGCCAAGCGGCCGAAGGCCCCGCTCACACCTGAACGCCGCACCGCGCTGCGCACCGCTGCTGTTCGGCGCGCACGGCGGCCGACCGGTCGACCTCGAAGGTCGAGAACAGCTGCTCCTGCACCTGTCGCGGATGACGAGCGACCTGCCGCAGCTCGTCGAAGCCGACTTCAACGCCGTCCTGGCGACACCCGGCGAGGCCACGGTGCTCGACGCACGTGTACGCCTGCTGCCGCGTCGGGCCCAGGGCCCTTACCTGCGTCGACTGCGCTGAAGAGGAAGGCACATGAGTGGTGGTCGACAAGCCTGCATGAGGAAGGCCACGAAGGCCATAAGAGGAGGCGGACCGGCGTGCTGAGCAGGGTGCTGGTTGCCTACGGAACGACGAACGGGTCGACCGCGCAGACTACGGAGGCCATCACCGACGTCCTGCGTAAGGACGGACTGACGGTCGAGGCGATGTCCGCCCGGTCCGTGACGCCTGGAGGCGAAGGACAGGAGGCCGAGCGCCTACCGTCCAGGCCCCTTTGGCGTCCGGCGCCGAAGGGCGGGGTGCCCAGCCCGTGCACGGTGGGGAGTGCGGCCAGTGGCGCGGCGATTACGCCCGCTCTTCCGGAGTGGCGGCCTCCGAGCCGCCCAGGTCCAGGCGGAACGGTGGGTACTTGTCCGTCATCAGAGCGGCGTACGCGGTGACTCGCAGGACCCACCGGTTGAGGCCGATGATCAGGTCGAAGAGATCTTTCGGATACTTCTCGGTGAAGGCCAGGATCACGGCCGCGATGACTGTCAGCAGGGCGATCAGGCCACCGGACCACCAGCCGAGGTGGGCGCCGCCGAGGAAGAAGCCGATGACCATGTAGTGCGGGATGGCCAGGAGCCACCATTTCACCAGCACCAGGCCGCGGGAGAGCCGCTCCGGGTAGGCGATGTCCAGCCGTGCCGGGTAGTCCGCTTCCTCGCCCAGGCTGAACGGGGGATACCGGTCGGTGCCCAAGGCGTCGTACGAGTAGTACGAGACCCGCCAACTCCAGCGCAATACTCCTAGGTTGAAGTCGAACAGGGCTCGGGGATAGCGCTCGGTGAACAGGATGGCGAAGAAGGCGATCACGGTCACCACGGTGAAAGCGATCCAGAGGAAGAACAGCACCACGTAGTGCGGAATGGCGAGGAGCCACTTCACGAGCCACAGCCATCGGGACAGTGGCGAGTCGATGTGCGCGTTCACCCGGACCGGGCGGTCGTGGAATCCCACCGGTGTCGTCATGGTGATCAGCTCCCTCCCCCCGGCGTGTGTGTCGCCGGGCGGGCTCATGACCAGCCTGACTGCTTCCACCCTTCCTCGCGAGGGCAGTGTGGGTCCGTTCCGGTGGCCTATCGGCCTACGCACCCGCCGGCGGATCGTCCTGGTGTCCCGGATCGTCGTCGGTGTCGTCGTCGGCGGCCTCTGGACGATCGGCGCATCACTGGCCGAGCGTCTGGTGCCCGCCCGATCGGTGGGCCGCGCCACGACCGTGATCTTCTCCGCGGTGCCGCTGGGTTCGGTACTCGGCGTTCCAGCCCGGCACTTCATCGGGGATCTGGTCGGCTGGCGCACCGCATTCGCCGTGATGAACGCCCTCACTGTCGGCGTGCTGATCATGCTGCTGGTCGTCACGCCGCCCCTGCCGCCCACGTAAACCATCCGACTCGACGTAGTGCGCGGCATGCTGAAGTGCGTCAATACCCGCTTCGCACTCGTGCTGACCATCCTGGTCGTGCTGGCGCACTTCGGGGCCCACACCTAGGTCACGCCGTTTCTCGAGCAGGTCACCGGCGTCTGCCCTCGACGGATCACCGTCTTCCTGCTCGGCTACGGCGCCGCGGGCATCATCGGGAACTTCCTCGGCGGCGCACTGGTCACTCGCCATCCCCGGGCCGTCCTCGGTCTCGCCGCCGCCGTGATCGCGGCCACCCCTCTGTTGCTCCCCGTCCTGGGGCAGTGGCAAATCGGCGCTGTGGCACTACGGCGCAGTCCCCGTCACATCTCAGACCTTCCCTAGGGGCACTGGCCGGCGGCTTCGTCGTGGACCGCACCTCGCCGTCCACGGTCATGACGCTCGCAGGTGTCACACGCTCATGGTCGGGGCCGTGTCGGCTCACTCCGCCCGACGACTGGCGTGGCCGGACAACCCCTGAGCCCCATTTCATAGCGCCGGCCGGCCATAGAGGCCGCGACCAACACACCAAGGAGAGGACAAAGGGCGGGACGTGAGAAGAAACAGATGGGAGGCACGGGCTCGCTCGGTAGGCATGGGCTTCGACACGCCCGTGATCACCGACACCGTGCGCCGCTCGGCAGACCGCTCACCTTGCCCGAGGCGAGGGCGTCGAGCTGTGCCGTTTGCCGGTCCGGCAACTTTGTGTGCGCATCAGCACGGGTCCCGGCACCATCGACAACGAGCCCCGCACGCCGATCAAGGATGGATGATCAGCGGGGCGACGCGACACAGCATCACGAGCAACGGGAGGCATCCGGTGTCAGGTCACCACGAGCACGGTCGAGGCGGCGAGCACGACGAGCAGGCGGCCGCCGCGATGTTCGAGCCGGCGGGTTGGGACGAGCGCTACGCGGGGCAGGAGCGGTTCTGGAGTGGCGAGCCCAATCCACAGCTCGTCGCCACCGCTGGTGAGCTCACCCCTGGAACGGCGCTGGACGTCGGATGCGGCGAGGGCGGTGACGTCGTCTGGCTGGCCGGTCAGGGCTGGCGCGTGACCGGCGCCGACTTCTCGGCCGAGGGCCTGGCCCGCGCCGCCCGCCACGCCGAGCAGGCCGGCGTGGCCGACCATGTCGACTGGTGGTGGGTGGACGCCAGGACCTTCGATGCCGGCGACCGCTCGTACGACCTGGTCACCAGCCACTATCTGCACGCCCCCGACGGCGGCATGGTCGAGGTGACCCGTCGGCTCGCCACAGCCGTTGCCCCGGGCGGGTTGCTCCTCGTGGTCGGGCACGCGCCGTCCCATGAGTTCACGCAGCTCGCCGAGAGCCACCGCAAGGCGATGTTCCTGGCCGCAGAACTCCTCCCCGGCTTGCCGGACGACTTCGAGCCCGTCGTCGTGGAGCAGCGCACCCGCACGCTCAAACGGGACACCGGGCCGGTCGAGGCCGAGGACTCGGTGCTGTTGGCACGCCGCGCGGAGCGCTGAACATCCGCTGAGGACTTGCGGCGCGGTCACTGAGCGAGTGACGCCGGTGGTGTGCGCCACGCGCGAGGCTCCCGCGCTGTCACGAGAGGTGTTCCAAGCCGCGACCTCGACGTCGACCGGGATGGTCAGGGCTTGCGGGCGAGCCCGGCGGCGATGAGGTGTTCCCAGACCGTGAGTTGCCGTTCCCCGCTGTTGTTCCAGGGGGTTTCGATCTGGTCG
Encoded proteins:
- a CDS encoding CBS domain-containing protein, with protein sequence MPQTPHIVSDVMTQTVVAVGRDAPFKEIVRTLEQWKVSAMPVLEGEGRVIGVVSEADLLPKEEFRDDDPSLLEQRRRLSDVAKAGGATAEELMSTPAITVHPDVTLAQAARIMAVRHVKRLPVVDDIGMLQGIVSRADLLKVFLRSDEDIEEEVRRTVVSYLFPAFSHAIHVNVHEGVVTLRGHIRDTSLISVAVRLVRAVEGVVDVEPHLTGGESGTPSGPGGVQ
- a CDS encoding Crp/Fnr family transcriptional regulator; translation: MTKEHREQLMSLAREVSFAEGERIFNEGGKADHFWIIHTGTVALDLHVPGRRAAVVETLGAGKMLGWSWLVPPHHWHLGAEADSPVRAYEFDATAVRELCAKDPGLDHELCTYVSGVLARRLRSARVRLLDLYAPHGAGEVP
- a CDS encoding class I SAM-dependent methyltransferase; this translates as MSGHHEHGRGGEHDEQAAAAMFEPAGWDERYAGQERFWSGEPNPQLVATAGELTPGTALDVGCGEGGDVVWLAGQGWRVTGADFSAEGLARAARHAEQAGVADHVDWWWVDARTFDAGDRSYDLVTSHYLHAPDGGMVEVTRRLATAVAPGGLLLVVGHAPSHEFTQLAESHRKAMFLAAELLPGLPDDFEPVVVEQRTRTLKRDTGPVEAEDSVLLARRAER
- a CDS encoding DUF4389 domain-containing protein — translated: MTTPVGFHDRPVRVNAHIDSPLSRWLWLVKWLLAIPHYVVLFFLWIAFTVVTVIAFFAILFTERYPRALFDFNLGVLRWSWRVSYYSYDALGTDRYPPFSLGEEADYPARLDIAYPERLSRGLVLVKWWLLAIPHYMVIGFFLGGAHLGWWSGGLIALLTVIAAVILAFTEKYPKDLFDLIIGLNRWVLRVTAYAALMTDKYPPFRLDLGGSEAATPEERA